From Synchiropus splendidus isolate RoL2022-P1 chromosome 10, RoL_Sspl_1.0, whole genome shotgun sequence, the proteins below share one genomic window:
- the pde9aa gene encoding high affinity cGMP-specific 3',5'-cyclic phosphodiesterase 9A isoform X2 yields MGSASSSYRVIYLDVDGRIQKVVFSRFCSPCDIKELFCSALGLPRNTNMSLLDSSGAMVSIDPTMPHNSERAFKINELKTEVTNRLAMLEKRVELEGMKVVEIEKCRNDIKKLREEMASRNNSNFLEESKKLTPRRDVPSYPKYMLSQQTIDALKRPAFDVWLWEANEMLSCLEHMYHDLGLVKDFNINPITLKRWLLCIHDNYRNNPFHNFRHCFCVTQMMYSMICLCSLQEKFTQVDILILMTAAVCHDLDHPGFNNMYQINARTELAVRYNDISPLENHHCAVAFQIFSQPDCNIFSTFDPEAFKQIRQGTITLILATDMARHGEILDSFKQKVDAFDYSDEEHVTCLKMVLIKCCDISNEVRPMEVAEPWVDCLLEEYFMQSDREKSEGLPVAPFMDREKVTKPTAQIGFIKFVLIPMFETVMKLFPQIEEAMVQPLRESRDRYEELKQIDDAMNEVQKKKSENLTMGGKKK; encoded by the exons ATGGGCTCCGCGTCTTCCTCGTACCGGGTCATCTACCTGGACGTGGACGGCCGGATCCAGAAG GTGGTGTTCAGTCGCTTCTGCAGCCCATGTGATATTAAAGAGTTGTTCTGCTCAGCTCTAGGTTTGCCGAG GAACACAAACATGTCTCTGCTGGATTCATCTGGAGCCATGGTCTCCATCGACCCCACCATGCCGCACAACAGTGAGAG AGCATTCAAGATAAACGAGTTGAAGACTGAGGTCACCAACCGACTGGCCATGTTGGAGAAGCGAGTGGAGT tggaGGGCATGAAGGTGGTGGAGATTGAGAAATGTCGCAACGACATCAAAAAGCTGCGCGAGGAGATGGCCTCACGGAACAACAG CAACTTCCTCGAGGAAAGTAAGAAACTGACTCCTCGGAGAGACGTCCCGTCGTACCCCAAG TACATGCTGTCACAGCAGACCATAGACGCCCTGAAACGGCCCGCCTTCGACGTCTGGCTGTGGGAGGCCAACGAG ATGCTGAGCTGCCTGGAACACATGTACCATGACCTGGGCCTCGTCAAGGACTTCAACATCAACCCCATCACACTCAAGAGGTGGCTG TTGTGTATCCACGACAACTACAGAAACAATCCCTTCCACAACTTCCGCCACTGTTTCTGTGTCACTCAGATGATGTACAGCATGATCTGTCTCTGCAGCCTGCAG GAGAAGTTCACTCAAGTGGACATCCTGATCCTCATGACAGCAGCCGTGTGTCATGACCTCGACCATCCCGGCTTCAACAACAT GTACCAGATCAATGCCAGAACCGAGCTGGCAGTGCGCTACAACGACATCTCTCCACTGGAGAACCACCACTGCGCCGTGGCCTTCCAAATCTTTTCGCAGCCTGACTGCAACATCTTCTCCACGTTCGACCCTGAGGCCTTCAAACAGATccgacag ggAACCATCACTCTGATCCTGGCCACTGACATGGCCCGACACGGAGAGATCCTGGACTCCTTCAAGCAGAAAGTCGATGCTTTCGACTACTCGGATGAGGAGCACGTCACCTGT CTGAAGATGGTTCTGATTAAATGCTGCGACATCTCCAACGAGGTCCGGCCCATGGAGGTGGCCGAGCCCTGGGTGGACTGTCTGCTGGAGGAGTACTTTATGCAG AGCGACCGCGAGAAGTCCGAGGGGCTTCCTGTCGCCCCCTTCATGGACAGAGAGAAAGTCACCAAGCCCACGGCTCAGATCGGATTCATCAAGTTTGTGCTGATCCCCATGTTTGAGACTGTCATGAAG CTCTTCCCCCAGATCGAGGAGGCCATGGTGCAGCCGCTCAGAGAGTCCAGAGACCGCTATGAAGAGCTGAAGCAGATCGACGACGCCATGAACGAG gtgcagaagaagaagagcgagAACTTGACCATGGGCGGGAAGAAGAAGTGA
- the slc37a1 gene encoding glucose-6-phosphate exchanger SLC37A1 isoform X1 — protein sequence MAPVPLGVRLLVSFNREQWYRALTFLLTFLLYTSFHLSRKPISIVKSELHKNCSSASAAEASTLTAAGQHLSHHDCSWKPFDKSNYKQLLGALDYSFLCAYAVGMYLSGIIGERLPIRLYLTVGMLTSGLFTCLFGLGFTFNIHNMSFYIIVQVANGLVQTTGWPSVVACIGNWFGKGRRGLIMGLWNSHTSVGNILGSLIAGYWVSSNWGLSFIVPGLIIAAMGVVCFLFLIEHPNDLKSVFDDGTPAGHQVTLKSRSSTNGHSETYLQYKENKAPGYCSYPDSVQNRKSFDTELLLPRETSCVLVQPVVVVKSESEPAAISFMGALRIPGVIEFSLCLLFAKLVSYTFLFWLPLYITKAAHLDAKQAGDLSTLFDVGGIVGGILAGVTSDKLCMRATTCAVMLLLAAPTLYGFSMISELGFGPTVAMLLVCGGLVNGPYALITTAVSADLGTHKSLKGNARALSTVTAIIDGTGSVGAAVGPLLAGVLSAGGWDHVFYMLMAADFLSLLFLLRLVTKELISVKSRPITAVELKEH from the exons ATGGCTCCAGTTCCTCTGGGAGTACGTCTGCTCGTCTCCTTCAACAGGGAGCAGTG GTACCGTGCGctcaccttcctcctcaccttcctcctctaCACAAGCTTCCACCTGTCCAGGAAACCAATCAGCATCGTCAAG AGTGAGCTCCACAAGAACTGTTCCTCTGCATCTGCGGCAGAAGCCTCCACACTCACAGCCGCTGGTCAGCACCTGTCTCACCACGACTGCAGCTGGAAGCCCTTTG ATAAGAGCAACTACAAGCAGCTGCTAGGAGCACTGGACTACTCCTTCCTGTGTGCTTACGCCGTGGGGATGTACCTAAg TGGCATCATCGGCGAACGACTGCCCATCCGGCTGTACCTAACGGTCGGCATGCTGACGAGTGGACTCTTCACCTGTCTGTTTGGACTGGGCTTCACCTTCAACATTCACAACATGAGCTTCTACATCATCGTCCAG GTGGCAAACGGTTTGGTTCAGACCACTGGTTGGCCCAGTGTGGTTGCCTGCATCGGGAACTGGTTTGGAAAAGGGAG GCGTGGGCTCATCATGGGGCTATGGAATTCTCACACCTCAGTGGGGAACATCCTGGGCTCCCTGATCGCTGGATACTGGGTCTCTTCAAACTGGGGTTTGTCCTTCATTGTCCCAGGACTTATCATTGCAGCCATGGGGGTggtctgcttcctcttcctgaTCGAAC ATCCAAACGacctgaaaagcgtgtttgatGACGGTacccctgctggacaccag GTGACCTTGAAGAGCCGAAGCAGCACCAACGGACACAGTGAGACTTACCTGCagtacaaagaaaacaaagctccg GGCTACTGCAGCTACCCAGATAGTGTTCAGAACAGGAAG AGCTTCGACACAGAGCTGCTGTTGCCACGGGAGACTAGCTGTGTCCTGGTTCAACccgtggtggtggtgaagagtGAGTCGGAGCCTGCAGCCATCAGTTTCATGGGCGCGCTGCGCATCCCG GGAGTCATCGAGTTTTCTCTGTGCCTGCTCTTTGCCAAGTTGGTCAGCTACACATTCCTCTTCTGGCTGCCGCTCTACATCACCAAAGCTG CTCATCTGGATGCCAAGCAGGCTGGAGATCTTTCCACGCTGTTCGACGTAGGAGGGATTGTGG GTGGCATCCTGGCTGGCGTGACCTCTGACAAACTGTGCATGAGAGCCACGACCTGTGCTGTCATGCTGCTGCTCGCCGCTCCAACA CTCTACGGCTTCTCCATGATCAGCGAGCTGGGCTTTGGACCAACCGTGG CCATGTTGCTGGTGTGTGGGGGGCTTGTCAACGGACCCTACGCTCTCATCACCACGGCTGTCTCAGCAGATCTG GGAACCCACAAGAGCCTGAAAGGTAATGCCAGAGCGTTGTCCACAGTCACCGCGATCATCGATGGAACCGGCTCTGTAG GTGCAGCCGTGGGCCCCCTGCTGGCCGGAGTCTTGTCCGCAGGCGGGTGGGATCACGTCTTCTACATGCTGATGGCCGCAGACTTCCTGTCGCTGCTG TTTTTGCTGCGACTGGTGACAAAGGAGCTCATCTCTGTTAAGTCCAGACCCATCACAGCCGTGGA GCTGAAGGAGCACTAA
- the pde9aa gene encoding high affinity cGMP-specific 3',5'-cyclic phosphodiesterase 9A isoform X4 yields the protein MGSASSSYRVIYLDVDGRIQKVVFSRFCSPCDIKELFCSALGLPRNTNMSLLDSSGAMVSIDPTMPHNSERSPYRVVPVTGGQLADKEELFQNVLTQVAEQFSRAFKINELKTEVTNRLAMLEKRVELEGMKVVEIEKCRNDIKKLREEMASRNNSNFLEESKKLTPRRDVPSYPKYHLSQETVEALRFPTFDAWQWEPNEMLSCLEHMYHDLGLVKDFNINPITLKRWLLCIHDNYRNNPFHNFRHCFCVTQMMYSMICLCSLQEKFTQVDILILMTAAVCHDLDHPGFNNMYQINARTELAVRYNDISPLENHHCAVAFQIFSQPDCNIFSTFDPEAFKQIRQGTITLILATDMARHGEILDSFKQKVDAFDYSDEEHVTCLKMVLIKCCDISNEVRPMEVAEPWVDCLLEEYFMQSDREKSEGLPVAPFMDREKVTKPTAQIGFIKFVLIPMFETVMKLFPQIEEAMVQPLRESRDRYEELKQIDDAMNEVQKKKSENLTMGGKKK from the exons ATGGGCTCCGCGTCTTCCTCGTACCGGGTCATCTACCTGGACGTGGACGGCCGGATCCAGAAG GTGGTGTTCAGTCGCTTCTGCAGCCCATGTGATATTAAAGAGTTGTTCTGCTCAGCTCTAGGTTTGCCGAG GAACACAAACATGTCTCTGCTGGATTCATCTGGAGCCATGGTCTCCATCGACCCCACCATGCCGCACAACAGTGAGAG gtCACCGTACAGAGTTGTGCCAGTGACCGGAGGACAGCTGGCTG ATAAGGAGGAGCTCTTTCAGAATGTTCTGACTCAGGTGGCCGAGCAGTTCTCCAG AGCATTCAAGATAAACGAGTTGAAGACTGAGGTCACCAACCGACTGGCCATGTTGGAGAAGCGAGTGGAGT tggaGGGCATGAAGGTGGTGGAGATTGAGAAATGTCGCAACGACATCAAAAAGCTGCGCGAGGAGATGGCCTCACGGAACAACAG CAACTTCCTCGAGGAAAGTAAGAAACTGACTCCTCGGAGAGACGTCCCGTCGTACCCCAAG taCCACCTCTCTCAGGAGACGGTAGAAGCGCTTaggttccccacatttgatgcCTGGCAGTGGGAGCCCAACGAG ATGCTGAGCTGCCTGGAACACATGTACCATGACCTGGGCCTCGTCAAGGACTTCAACATCAACCCCATCACACTCAAGAGGTGGCTG TTGTGTATCCACGACAACTACAGAAACAATCCCTTCCACAACTTCCGCCACTGTTTCTGTGTCACTCAGATGATGTACAGCATGATCTGTCTCTGCAGCCTGCAG GAGAAGTTCACTCAAGTGGACATCCTGATCCTCATGACAGCAGCCGTGTGTCATGACCTCGACCATCCCGGCTTCAACAACAT GTACCAGATCAATGCCAGAACCGAGCTGGCAGTGCGCTACAACGACATCTCTCCACTGGAGAACCACCACTGCGCCGTGGCCTTCCAAATCTTTTCGCAGCCTGACTGCAACATCTTCTCCACGTTCGACCCTGAGGCCTTCAAACAGATccgacag ggAACCATCACTCTGATCCTGGCCACTGACATGGCCCGACACGGAGAGATCCTGGACTCCTTCAAGCAGAAAGTCGATGCTTTCGACTACTCGGATGAGGAGCACGTCACCTGT CTGAAGATGGTTCTGATTAAATGCTGCGACATCTCCAACGAGGTCCGGCCCATGGAGGTGGCCGAGCCCTGGGTGGACTGTCTGCTGGAGGAGTACTTTATGCAG AGCGACCGCGAGAAGTCCGAGGGGCTTCCTGTCGCCCCCTTCATGGACAGAGAGAAAGTCACCAAGCCCACGGCTCAGATCGGATTCATCAAGTTTGTGCTGATCCCCATGTTTGAGACTGTCATGAAG CTCTTCCCCCAGATCGAGGAGGCCATGGTGCAGCCGCTCAGAGAGTCCAGAGACCGCTATGAAGAGCTGAAGCAGATCGACGACGCCATGAACGAG gtgcagaagaagaagagcgagAACTTGACCATGGGCGGGAAGAAGAAGTGA
- the slc37a1 gene encoding glucose-6-phosphate exchanger SLC37A1 isoform X2: MAPVPLGVRLLVSFNREQWYRALTFLLTFLLYTSFHLSRKPISIVKSELHKNCSSASAAEASTLTAAGQHLSHHDCSWKPFDKSNYKQLLGALDYSFLCAYAVGMYLSGIIGERLPIRLYLTVGMLTSGLFTCLFGLGFTFNIHNMSFYIIVQVANGLVQTTGWPSVVACIGNWFGKGRRGLIMGLWNSHTSVGNILGSLIAGYWVSSNWGLSFIVPGLIIAAMGVVCFLFLIEHPNDLKSVFDDGTPAGHQVTLKSRSSTNGHSETYLQYKENKAPSFDTELLLPRETSCVLVQPVVVVKSESEPAAISFMGALRIPGVIEFSLCLLFAKLVSYTFLFWLPLYITKAAHLDAKQAGDLSTLFDVGGIVGGILAGVTSDKLCMRATTCAVMLLLAAPTLYGFSMISELGFGPTVAMLLVCGGLVNGPYALITTAVSADLGTHKSLKGNARALSTVTAIIDGTGSVGAAVGPLLAGVLSAGGWDHVFYMLMAADFLSLLFLLRLVTKELISVKSRPITAVELKEH; encoded by the exons ATGGCTCCAGTTCCTCTGGGAGTACGTCTGCTCGTCTCCTTCAACAGGGAGCAGTG GTACCGTGCGctcaccttcctcctcaccttcctcctctaCACAAGCTTCCACCTGTCCAGGAAACCAATCAGCATCGTCAAG AGTGAGCTCCACAAGAACTGTTCCTCTGCATCTGCGGCAGAAGCCTCCACACTCACAGCCGCTGGTCAGCACCTGTCTCACCACGACTGCAGCTGGAAGCCCTTTG ATAAGAGCAACTACAAGCAGCTGCTAGGAGCACTGGACTACTCCTTCCTGTGTGCTTACGCCGTGGGGATGTACCTAAg TGGCATCATCGGCGAACGACTGCCCATCCGGCTGTACCTAACGGTCGGCATGCTGACGAGTGGACTCTTCACCTGTCTGTTTGGACTGGGCTTCACCTTCAACATTCACAACATGAGCTTCTACATCATCGTCCAG GTGGCAAACGGTTTGGTTCAGACCACTGGTTGGCCCAGTGTGGTTGCCTGCATCGGGAACTGGTTTGGAAAAGGGAG GCGTGGGCTCATCATGGGGCTATGGAATTCTCACACCTCAGTGGGGAACATCCTGGGCTCCCTGATCGCTGGATACTGGGTCTCTTCAAACTGGGGTTTGTCCTTCATTGTCCCAGGACTTATCATTGCAGCCATGGGGGTggtctgcttcctcttcctgaTCGAAC ATCCAAACGacctgaaaagcgtgtttgatGACGGTacccctgctggacaccag GTGACCTTGAAGAGCCGAAGCAGCACCAACGGACACAGTGAGACTTACCTGCagtacaaagaaaacaaagctccg AGCTTCGACACAGAGCTGCTGTTGCCACGGGAGACTAGCTGTGTCCTGGTTCAACccgtggtggtggtgaagagtGAGTCGGAGCCTGCAGCCATCAGTTTCATGGGCGCGCTGCGCATCCCG GGAGTCATCGAGTTTTCTCTGTGCCTGCTCTTTGCCAAGTTGGTCAGCTACACATTCCTCTTCTGGCTGCCGCTCTACATCACCAAAGCTG CTCATCTGGATGCCAAGCAGGCTGGAGATCTTTCCACGCTGTTCGACGTAGGAGGGATTGTGG GTGGCATCCTGGCTGGCGTGACCTCTGACAAACTGTGCATGAGAGCCACGACCTGTGCTGTCATGCTGCTGCTCGCCGCTCCAACA CTCTACGGCTTCTCCATGATCAGCGAGCTGGGCTTTGGACCAACCGTGG CCATGTTGCTGGTGTGTGGGGGGCTTGTCAACGGACCCTACGCTCTCATCACCACGGCTGTCTCAGCAGATCTG GGAACCCACAAGAGCCTGAAAGGTAATGCCAGAGCGTTGTCCACAGTCACCGCGATCATCGATGGAACCGGCTCTGTAG GTGCAGCCGTGGGCCCCCTGCTGGCCGGAGTCTTGTCCGCAGGCGGGTGGGATCACGTCTTCTACATGCTGATGGCCGCAGACTTCCTGTCGCTGCTG TTTTTGCTGCGACTGGTGACAAAGGAGCTCATCTCTGTTAAGTCCAGACCCATCACAGCCGTGGA GCTGAAGGAGCACTAA
- the pde9aa gene encoding high affinity cGMP-specific 3',5'-cyclic phosphodiesterase 9A isoform X3, whose product MSSHHDTHHSPGTFSSKNLLKEYSAVVMLPSHFHTILLSVEGMKVVEIEKCRNDIKKLREEMASRNNSNFLEESKKLTPRRDVPSYPKYMLSQQTIDALKRPAFDVWLWEANEMLSCLEHMYHDLGLVKDFNINPITLKRWLLCIHDNYRNNPFHNFRHCFCVTQMMYSMICLCSLQEKFTQVDILILMTAAVCHDLDHPGFNNMYQINARTELAVRYNDISPLENHHCAVAFQIFSQPDCNIFSTFDPEAFKQIRQGTITLILATDMARHGEILDSFKQKVDAFDYSDEEHVTCLKMVLIKCCDISNEVRPMEVAEPWVDCLLEEYFMQSDREKSEGLPVAPFMDREKVTKPTAQIGFIKFVLIPMFETVMKLFPQIEEAMVQPLRESRDRYEELKQIDDAMNEVQKKKSENLTMGGKKK is encoded by the exons ATGTCGTCACATCATGACACCCACCACTCGCCTGGAACTTTCTCCAGCAAGAATCTTCTGAAGGAATATTCTGCTGTCGTCATGCTACCTTCACATTTTCACACCATTCTACTGTCAG tggaGGGCATGAAGGTGGTGGAGATTGAGAAATGTCGCAACGACATCAAAAAGCTGCGCGAGGAGATGGCCTCACGGAACAACAG CAACTTCCTCGAGGAAAGTAAGAAACTGACTCCTCGGAGAGACGTCCCGTCGTACCCCAAG TACATGCTGTCACAGCAGACCATAGACGCCCTGAAACGGCCCGCCTTCGACGTCTGGCTGTGGGAGGCCAACGAG ATGCTGAGCTGCCTGGAACACATGTACCATGACCTGGGCCTCGTCAAGGACTTCAACATCAACCCCATCACACTCAAGAGGTGGCTG TTGTGTATCCACGACAACTACAGAAACAATCCCTTCCACAACTTCCGCCACTGTTTCTGTGTCACTCAGATGATGTACAGCATGATCTGTCTCTGCAGCCTGCAG GAGAAGTTCACTCAAGTGGACATCCTGATCCTCATGACAGCAGCCGTGTGTCATGACCTCGACCATCCCGGCTTCAACAACAT GTACCAGATCAATGCCAGAACCGAGCTGGCAGTGCGCTACAACGACATCTCTCCACTGGAGAACCACCACTGCGCCGTGGCCTTCCAAATCTTTTCGCAGCCTGACTGCAACATCTTCTCCACGTTCGACCCTGAGGCCTTCAAACAGATccgacag ggAACCATCACTCTGATCCTGGCCACTGACATGGCCCGACACGGAGAGATCCTGGACTCCTTCAAGCAGAAAGTCGATGCTTTCGACTACTCGGATGAGGAGCACGTCACCTGT CTGAAGATGGTTCTGATTAAATGCTGCGACATCTCCAACGAGGTCCGGCCCATGGAGGTGGCCGAGCCCTGGGTGGACTGTCTGCTGGAGGAGTACTTTATGCAG AGCGACCGCGAGAAGTCCGAGGGGCTTCCTGTCGCCCCCTTCATGGACAGAGAGAAAGTCACCAAGCCCACGGCTCAGATCGGATTCATCAAGTTTGTGCTGATCCCCATGTTTGAGACTGTCATGAAG CTCTTCCCCCAGATCGAGGAGGCCATGGTGCAGCCGCTCAGAGAGTCCAGAGACCGCTATGAAGAGCTGAAGCAGATCGACGACGCCATGAACGAG gtgcagaagaagaagagcgagAACTTGACCATGGGCGGGAAGAAGAAGTGA
- the pde9aa gene encoding high affinity cGMP-specific 3',5'-cyclic phosphodiesterase 9A isoform X1, which translates to MGSASSSYRVIYLDVDGRIQKVVFSRFCSPCDIKELFCSALGLPRNTNMSLLDSSGAMVSIDPTMPHNSERSPYRVVPVTGGQLADKEELFQNVLTQVAEQFSRAFKINELKTEVTNRLAMLEKRVELEGMKVVEIEKCRNDIKKLREEMASRNNSNFLEESKKLTPRRDVPSYPKYMLSQQTIDALKRPAFDVWLWEANEMLSCLEHMYHDLGLVKDFNINPITLKRWLLCIHDNYRNNPFHNFRHCFCVTQMMYSMICLCSLQEKFTQVDILILMTAAVCHDLDHPGFNNMYQINARTELAVRYNDISPLENHHCAVAFQIFSQPDCNIFSTFDPEAFKQIRQGTITLILATDMARHGEILDSFKQKVDAFDYSDEEHVTCLKMVLIKCCDISNEVRPMEVAEPWVDCLLEEYFMQSDREKSEGLPVAPFMDREKVTKPTAQIGFIKFVLIPMFETVMKLFPQIEEAMVQPLRESRDRYEELKQIDDAMNEVQKKKSENLTMGGKKK; encoded by the exons ATGGGCTCCGCGTCTTCCTCGTACCGGGTCATCTACCTGGACGTGGACGGCCGGATCCAGAAG GTGGTGTTCAGTCGCTTCTGCAGCCCATGTGATATTAAAGAGTTGTTCTGCTCAGCTCTAGGTTTGCCGAG GAACACAAACATGTCTCTGCTGGATTCATCTGGAGCCATGGTCTCCATCGACCCCACCATGCCGCACAACAGTGAGAG gtCACCGTACAGAGTTGTGCCAGTGACCGGAGGACAGCTGGCTG ATAAGGAGGAGCTCTTTCAGAATGTTCTGACTCAGGTGGCCGAGCAGTTCTCCAG AGCATTCAAGATAAACGAGTTGAAGACTGAGGTCACCAACCGACTGGCCATGTTGGAGAAGCGAGTGGAGT tggaGGGCATGAAGGTGGTGGAGATTGAGAAATGTCGCAACGACATCAAAAAGCTGCGCGAGGAGATGGCCTCACGGAACAACAG CAACTTCCTCGAGGAAAGTAAGAAACTGACTCCTCGGAGAGACGTCCCGTCGTACCCCAAG TACATGCTGTCACAGCAGACCATAGACGCCCTGAAACGGCCCGCCTTCGACGTCTGGCTGTGGGAGGCCAACGAG ATGCTGAGCTGCCTGGAACACATGTACCATGACCTGGGCCTCGTCAAGGACTTCAACATCAACCCCATCACACTCAAGAGGTGGCTG TTGTGTATCCACGACAACTACAGAAACAATCCCTTCCACAACTTCCGCCACTGTTTCTGTGTCACTCAGATGATGTACAGCATGATCTGTCTCTGCAGCCTGCAG GAGAAGTTCACTCAAGTGGACATCCTGATCCTCATGACAGCAGCCGTGTGTCATGACCTCGACCATCCCGGCTTCAACAACAT GTACCAGATCAATGCCAGAACCGAGCTGGCAGTGCGCTACAACGACATCTCTCCACTGGAGAACCACCACTGCGCCGTGGCCTTCCAAATCTTTTCGCAGCCTGACTGCAACATCTTCTCCACGTTCGACCCTGAGGCCTTCAAACAGATccgacag ggAACCATCACTCTGATCCTGGCCACTGACATGGCCCGACACGGAGAGATCCTGGACTCCTTCAAGCAGAAAGTCGATGCTTTCGACTACTCGGATGAGGAGCACGTCACCTGT CTGAAGATGGTTCTGATTAAATGCTGCGACATCTCCAACGAGGTCCGGCCCATGGAGGTGGCCGAGCCCTGGGTGGACTGTCTGCTGGAGGAGTACTTTATGCAG AGCGACCGCGAGAAGTCCGAGGGGCTTCCTGTCGCCCCCTTCATGGACAGAGAGAAAGTCACCAAGCCCACGGCTCAGATCGGATTCATCAAGTTTGTGCTGATCCCCATGTTTGAGACTGTCATGAAG CTCTTCCCCCAGATCGAGGAGGCCATGGTGCAGCCGCTCAGAGAGTCCAGAGACCGCTATGAAGAGCTGAAGCAGATCGACGACGCCATGAACGAG gtgcagaagaagaagagcgagAACTTGACCATGGGCGGGAAGAAGAAGTGA